The Spirochaeta isovalerica DNA window GGATGGATTTGACAAAACCGTGATACAGAAAGACAGCCATAGGTACTCCCAGCCCCGTATAGATCAGCCCGAGACCGAATGCCGATCCCTGGACTCCGGTAACCCTGGCCACCTTTGTAAGAGTAATCATGATGGAGTGAAAAGGGATAATCATGGACATAACGAAGAGGAAAAAGAAAAAGGAACTCAGTTTCCCCTTCGACCGCGAAAGCTTATACCCGGCCATGGATGAGAGATAGATGATACCCGCCAGGCCGGTGGTAAGAACAACGAGCGTATTGAGGAAGCTTCTCGCAAATCTGGTCTTTTCAAAAGCCGTAGCATAATTGGAAAAAAGAGGGTTTGCGGGGAGAGCCATAATATCACTCAAAATCTTTCCGTCCGGTTTCAGAGAGTTTATTAAAGCCATGTAGATGGGAAAGAGAGTGATCATGGAGATCAGAATCAGCATGACAAAAGTGAAATGACTGTACAGTTTATCTGCAGAGGATATTTTCATCAGGCCTGAACCTCCCTGTTCTTCATTATCTTCAATTGTATGAAAGTGATCATAGCGACAATAAAAAAGAGAATGATAGCTTTCGCGCTGGCATATCCGAAACGGTTGCTCATGTTGAATGCCTCTTCAAAGATATTGAGCGCTATGACCTGTGTCGCACGGCCTGGTCCTCCTCCCGTCAGGGCGTATACCGCTTCAAACACCTTGAAGGAGCTGTTGAGCGATAGAAAAAGACCGATAGTGACGGCGGGAAGAATCATGGGAAGCTTCACATATCGCAGCAGAGCCATTCTTTTAGCTCCGTCAATAAGAGCCGCTTCGATCAGGTGCCCGGGAATGCTCTGGATGGCAGCGATATAAATAATCATCAGGTATCCGACTCCGGCCCACAGAGAGACGATGAGAATTGCGAAAAAAGAAAGCCGGGGATCGCCGATCCATGTTCTATTTAGAATTTCGATTTTAGGCAGAACCCTGGTAAAGATAAAGAGCCACATGAAACCGGCGATAATCATACTGATCATATTAGGCATGAAGAAAATGGTTCTGAACCATGTTTTGGTTCTTTTTCTGTTCTCGATGAGAAGAGCGAGAAAAAGGGCCAGAACGTTCTGAAGAACGACCAT harbors:
- a CDS encoding carbohydrate ABC transporter permease gives rise to the protein MKISSADKLYSHFTFVMLILISMITLFPIYMALINSLKPDGKILSDIMALPANPLFSNYATAFEKTRFARSFLNTLVVLTTGLAGIIYLSSMAGYKLSRSKGKLSSFFFFLFVMSMIIPFHSIMITLTKVARVTGVQGSAFGLGLIYTGLGVPMAVFLYHGFVKSIPMELDEAALMDGCGEFRYFFSIIMPLIMPITATVAILNTLWMWNDFLLPLLMLTDSDNYTILLSTNMLFGQYNNNDWSAILATLILAMMPVMIFYFTLQKYITRGIADGAIKG
- a CDS encoding carbohydrate ABC transporter permease, whose amino-acid sequence is MNIRKSFRETVKLLAFVLPAFAFYSLFVLVPAFGGFYYSLTDWNALNRTHNFVGLSNYIEAFTEDPYFIKSIWFTLKFVLYMVVLQNVLALFLALLIENRKRTKTWFRTIFFMPNMISMIIAGFMWLFIFTRVLPKIEILNRTWIGDPRLSFFAILIVSLWAGVGYLMIIYIAAIQSIPGHLIEAALIDGAKRMALLRYVKLPMILPAVTIGLFLSLNSSFKVFEAVYALTGGGPGRATQVIALNIFEEAFNMSNRFGYASAKAIILFFIVAMITFIQLKIMKNREVQA